The region AAAACAAACTATATGGCTACCTATTATTACGCTTTGGCAAGTCAAAAATTTCTCCTGGAAGAGGAACCCTTTGAAGAGGTGCTGAAGGAACGGCGACGGGATTATGCTGAAAAAAATAAGGAAATTGACTTTTGGCAAGTCATTCAACCAGCCTTTATTAATACACTGGAACTGGCCGAAGCCAAGGCGAAAGCTCCTGAAAAAAATGTAGCGATTATTTCTACCAATAAGTCTTTTATTGTCTGGGTCAAACTGCGGTTGGAATATGTCCTCACCGGGGAATTTGAAGCTCCGTCTGATACCATTCCCGACCCCCTTGCCTCCCTGGGTTAAGGGAGTTTTTCAAACTCTCTCTATTCGTATTCCACTAAGCTCCAAAACTGGTTACTGCCGGGAAATTGGGCCGCTACGGTTACGTTATCAAAGCGAATGATCTCCGAGCCGGTAAAAATATCCCCTGTGCGGTTGAGGGGAATTAGTTCCCGTCGATCTTGGTCCACCAATACCACTGTTTCTGCCCCCGGCACCTGAATTTGGAAATAGCTGGCCTGGTTTTGAGGTAAAGTCCGCCCCAGGGGGGAAATTAGCCTTACTTGCATTTCGCTGAAGGTACCATAGGTGCTCGGAAATGGTTGTCCTGATCCCTGGGCTGTCACATCATAGACGATCGCCTGGTAATAGGTTTCTTCCTGGGAGTTTTTGCTCAGGATTAATAACTTATATTCCCCCGGTTGGGGAAAGGCGGCATTGACCGTTACTTGCCCCCGCTGACTTTGGCTGAGGGTATATTGCTTATCCAGAGGCTGACCGTTGTTATTCATCAATTGGGCCACCACTTGTACATCGTTCCCTGTGCGGAGGGTTACTTCCAAATCCCCACCGGCTACGATGTCATTTTGGGGATGACTAACTAATGCTATTTGATCCCGGAAAAATCTAGGGGTGAGGGCTGGTAACTGATCAAATGTTTGGCGATCGTAGGGTTGGGGCAGTAATTGCCATTGGGTCTCCCGGGGAAAGTGACTAACAATTAACTGTTCCGGCGGCGTCGCAAAATAGTTGGGGTTAAATTTAGCCTCAAACTTACCATTGCTAACAATGCCTGCTCCCCAGGTGGTATCAAGTAAATACCATTGGCCGTCAATGCTGACCCCATTCCAAGCATGGTTAACGTCGGGGTCATCCCCCACAATCACATCTCCCCCTTTGGCAAAGCCTTCAATAATTACCACGTCTAGCCCCAATTCCTTAGCCAGGGCCTGATACAAATTGGAGTAGCCAGAGCAGATGGTTTCCCCCCGAGCAAGCACCGTCTCCGGTCGGAGGTCATCAATGTTGCGGGTTTCGGCCATGGGCACGTCGTAGACAATATTTTGGGTAATCCAGCTATAGGCTAAGCGGGCTTTTTCCCAGTCATTGTTGGCCAAGGGACTGATTAAGGCAGCCAATTCTTTAACGGAATTACCTTGGTAAACAATTGTACGAGCCAAATTATCTAATCTTTCCCCCCCATCCCCAGAAAAAGATGCGGTATTACCAGCAATGGGATTCTCCACCCGTTGGGTTACCACAAGGGTTTTGGGGTTGATACCCTGGGGCAACTTATCGGCGATCGCCCCCAGGTTAACGGGCGGCAAACTTTTGGAACCACCGCTGGGGCTGAAATACCACATGGCTCCCCCCACCAAACCCAGCAGTACCATTCCCATCACCAAACTGCCCTTAGAAGATTGACGGGGCTTAACTTTCTGATAACGGCGAACGGAGTGGGTTTGGGAACGGTGAGGAGCCACGGAATTACAAAATTAGTGGTAAGGGTAAAATTGTTGAAAGAAAGGGAAAAATAAGTGTTACATATTTATTTCAGAGAAGAATAGATTTTATGTTTTTTTATGATAATTCTGTAAGTCATTGAGAAATACCAAGTCTTTGTCTCACTTCATCCCAACTTGATCCAGTGGTCGTGTCCTGTTGATAGTTTGCCAATCTGCTATCAAGCTCTTGCTTTTGAGCATCCGTCAAAAATAACTTATCGTCACAATCCAGAATGCTGTCCCAGAGGTCTTCCGCAAGTTGAATGCGCTCAGCGATGCTGAGTTGAGAAATTTCGACTTTGAGGAGGGGATGACTGTTCATAGTCTATGGGAGTTTTGCAGGTCGCATAGGAATGGTCAACAGATTGTTAAAAATCATACCGTTCACCAATCCTAGCAATGGAACTTTTATGCAGTTTAGACGGTACTGATCGCCATAAAAACTAGTTTTAAGCTCCGACAAATTTGAGGGAAACACCGTTCATACAATAGCGCTTGCCGGTGGGTTGGGGGCCATCGTCAAAAACGTGGCCTAGATGGCCGCCGCACTGACTGCAATGGACTTCGGTGCGGGTCATAAAAAAGGAGCGGTCGGTGGTGTAGCCCACTGCCCCTTCAATGGGTTGGTAAAAACTGGGCCAGCCCGTACCAGAGTCAAATTTAGTTTCCGAGGTAAACATGGGGGTGCCGCAACCCGCACACTCATAAATACCGGCTTTGTAGTTTTTGTCCAGGGGACTACTGCCGGCCCGTTCGGTGCCATGTTTACGCAACACTTTGTAAGCTTCCGGGCTCAACTGGGCTTGCCACTCGGCATCGGTTTTGGTGATGGGGAAGGTTTCTTGAGTCTTAGTCATGGGTAGAGGTTGCTGTTGTTTCGACTGGGCGGATCCTAAATACTGAGAGAGCCAGATGCCCCCTAGGGAAGCGGTGCCCACTTCTAAAAGGTAACGTCTTTTCATGGTGAAAGTTGGATGGGTGAGGTACGGGAAACTTAACTGGTGGGATTACGAAGTTGGGCAGTTTGTACGGTTAGGCTTAGACGGCGATCGCCCCGGAGCAGTTCAAGTTTGAGAGCTTTGTTTAGACCGGCTTGTTCTACTATGCGCTGGAGGCGGGCACCATCGCTAATGGGAGTACCGTCCACCGCCACAATTACATCTCCCCGACGGATACCGGCTCTTTCAGCGGGGGTTCCAGGCAGTACCTGCATTACCAAAATGCCATTCACTTCCGGAATAATGAAAGGGGAGTTGGGATTACGATTATTTTGCTGGGCTTGGTCCACCGTGATATTCATCATTTGCACCCCAATGTAGGGATGGGGCACCGTACCACCGGCGGCGAGAGTATTTTGGATCGCTTTAGCTTGATCAATGGGAATGGCAAACCCAATCCCAGTGGCATCAGCCCGGATGGCGGTATTAATACCAATCACTTCTCCCCGGGCATTGAGCAAAGGGCCACCGGAATTACCAGGGTTAATGGCGGCGTCAGTTTGGATAAATTCCACCCGCTTATCAGGAATCCCCGCCTGGGCAGCCGATCGCCCGAGAGTGCTAATAATTCCCAGGGTAACTGTGTTATCCAGTCCCACCGGATTGCCCACGGCGATCGCCCAGTCCCCCACTTGCAGATTGCTGGAAGTGCCTAAGGGCGCCATCGGCAGAGGAGAACCCTGGGGCTCAATTTTCACCACCGCCAAATCTGTTACTTCATCGGTGCCCCGCACTTGACCGTCAAAGGTGCGGCCGTCCCGGAGGGTCACCACTACCTTACTAGCACCGTCCACCACATGGGCGTTGGTGAGGATAATACCGCTGTTATCAATAATGAAGCCACTACCCTGCCCAGCAATGCGCCTTTCTCGGGGAGGCACGGGGAAGGATCTACCAAAAAATTCCTGGAAAAACGGATCATCCAAAATGGGATCAGTGCGACGGGTTACCACCGTTTCCGTGTCGATACGCACTACCGCCGACCCTGTGCGGGACACCGCCGCCGCCACAAAACTTTCTGTTGTCAGCGGAACCGATGCCTGGGCTGTGACCATGGAAGCTGGGGCTAAGTTGTCCGCCGCCGCCACCCCATGGGGCAGATTAGCGATACCAAAAGCAGTGCCCACTGCAAAAGCCAATAAGTAACCGCCGATGCGGCGTAACCAGGTGGGATATTTCATCGTCTCCAAATACGCATTAGCAAGGATTTACAGAAATTTTCACTTTTGCCATTTTAACAGGGGCGATTTTATCTAAGAATCCGTGCAAAAAGCTTTTCCACACCACCGGTTTTTAGATGATAGACCAGCCCAAGCAAGCTTTAAGGGCAGGAATGGAAGTTTCTCAACGGTTTCTTAAGAATGGATTGCCCAAACCTGGGTCGGCTGGGTGTTACTGCCCCACAGGCTAGTTTTTCCCGAGTTTATCCCCCGTGATAGGCTGATGGGGGGAGGAATCAGCCAGTCTGGCAACCTGCTACGATCGCCTCCTACTAAACGGCCCTCTTTCCCTTTGCATGACTGCATTACCGCCATGGCAGAACCCATTTCCCTGTTGTTAGTTGATGATGAACCCGGTGTACGGGAATCCGTGCAGGCATTCCTAGAAGATAGTGGCGATTTTAAGGTGGACTTAGCAGCCAATGCCACGGAAGCTTGGGACTACCTCCAGCACCATTTGCCTGCTTTGGTAATTTCCGACATTATGATGCCCCAGGTGGATGGTTATCAGTTTTTGCAAAGGCTCCGGGAAGATGCCCGCTTCCAGTCCCTGCCGGTGGTGTTCCTCACGGCCCGGGGTATGACTGGCGATCGCATTCAGGGTTATCAAACTGGCTGTGATGCTTTTCTATCCAAACCCTTTGACCCCGATGAGTTGGAGGCGATCATCCGCAATTTGTTAGCCCGCCAACAGGCCAGTAGTGATGCGGGCAGTGAGTCGGCTAAGTTACAGGAAATTTACCAAGAAATCCGTGCCTTGAAGGAACAAATTGGCCAACCCAGCGGCATCCACACTACCCCGTCGCCGATCAAGCTGGATTTTACCCCCAGGGAACAGAGCGTTTTAGATTTGGTTTCCCAAGGCTTAATGAACAAGGAAATTGCGGCCCAGTTAAAGACCAGTGTCCGTAACGTGGAAAAGTATGTCAGTCGTTTATTCACCAAAACTGGGACTAATAGCCGCACTGAATTAGTTCGTTTTGCTCTGCAACACGGTCTGACAGAATAACCCTAATCAGGTCACAGCAATTATTGGTTGAACCGGTCTTTTTTGATTTTTCCCAAGGTACTATGTCTGAAAATTTTGCTGTTGCTACACCGGTGCGGGTAGGAATTGTCGGTACTGGCTATGCGGCCCAACGCCGAGCAGAAGTTTTCCAAGGCGATCGCCGTAGTCAGTTGGTGAGCTTTTGGGGGAACAGTGAGGCCAATACGGCTAAATTTGCGGATACTTTTGGGGTTAGCCCCCGGCAATCTTGGCAAGAATTAGTTAATGACCCAAAGATAGATTTAGTGCTCATTGCGACCATTAACCAGCTCCACGGGGCGATCGCCGAGGCGGCCTTACAAGCAGGGAAACATGTGGTGTTGGAATATCCCCTGGCTCTGACCTATGTCATGGGCAAAAAACTACAACAGTTAGCCCAGGAAAAGGGGAAATTACTGCATGTGGAACATATTGAACTGTTGGGGGGAGTACACCAAGCCATTCGCCAGAACCTAGGCAAAATTGGTGAGGTTTTCTATGCCCGTTACAGCACCATCATGGGACAAAATCCCGCTCCCCAGCGCTGGACCTATCACCATCAACAATTTGGTTTTCCCCTGGTGGCGGCCTTGTCCCGCATCAGCCGGTTTACGGATTTATTCGGTACGGTGCAACAAGTTAATGCTCAATGCCGTTTTTGGCCCCAGCCTAATCCAGATTATTTTCGCGCCTGTTTAGCTACGGCCTATCTTCAGTTTGACTGTGGTTTAAAAGCAGAGGTTATCTACGGCAAGGGGGAAGTATTTCACCAGAATGAGCGGACTTTTACCCTCCACGGCAACCAAGGCACTTTAATTTTTGTGGGGGAAACGGGGCAGTTCATTCAGTCCCAAACGGCAACCGAGATTACCGTTGGTAGTCGTCGGGGACTATTTAAACAGGATACGGAAGCGGTGTTGGATTATTTAACTACTGGCAAGTCCCTTTATGTGGATTTAGATGCGAGTTTATACGCCTTGCAAGTGGCGGAGCTTTGTGCCCAAGCTTGCCAAAACACTGTGGCAAATTAATTTTGTTTAGCTTAACTAAATAATAATTAACCAAACAAAAATTGGCAGATATAAACCGCCGAAAAAATTCCCACCACGTCGGCCATTAACCCCGCCAGAAGAGCATAACGAATTTTTTTAATGCCCACTGAGCCAAAGTA is a window of Synechocystis sp. PCC 7338 DNA encoding:
- a CDS encoding MgPME-cyclase complex family protein; translation: MATYYYALASQKFLLEEEPFEEVLKERRRDYAEKNKEIDFWQVIQPAFINTLELAEAKAKAPEKNVAIISTNKSFIVWVKLRLEYVLTGEFEAPSDTIPDPLASLG
- a CDS encoding transglutaminase domain-containing protein, with protein sequence MAPHRSQTHSVRRYQKVKPRQSSKGSLVMGMVLLGLVGGAMWYFSPSGGSKSLPPVNLGAIADKLPQGINPKTLVVTQRVENPIAGNTASFSGDGGERLDNLARTIVYQGNSVKELAALISPLANNDWEKARLAYSWITQNIVYDVPMAETRNIDDLRPETVLARGETICSGYSNLYQALAKELGLDVVIIEGFAKGGDVIVGDDPDVNHAWNGVSIDGQWYLLDTTWGAGIVSNGKFEAKFNPNYFATPPEQLIVSHFPRETQWQLLPQPYDRQTFDQLPALTPRFFRDQIALVSHPQNDIVAGGDLEVTLRTGNDVQVVAQLMNNNGQPLDKQYTLSQSQRGQVTVNAAFPQPGEYKLLILSKNSQEETYYQAIVYDVTAQGSGQPFPSTYGTFSEMQVRLISPLGRTLPQNQASYFQIQVPGAETVVLVDQDRRELIPLNRTGDIFTGSEIIRFDNVTVAAQFPGSNQFWSLVEYE
- a CDS encoding addiction module protein, with the protein product MNSHPLLKVEISQLSIAERIQLAEDLWDSILDCDDKLFLTDAQKQELDSRLANYQQDTTTGSSWDEVRQRLGISQ
- the msrB gene encoding peptide-methionine (R)-S-oxide reductase MsrB; its protein translation is MKRRYLLEVGTASLGGIWLSQYLGSAQSKQQQPLPMTKTQETFPITKTDAEWQAQLSPEAYKVLRKHGTERAGSSPLDKNYKAGIYECAGCGTPMFTSETKFDSGTGWPSFYQPIEGAVGYTTDRSFFMTRTEVHCSQCGGHLGHVFDDGPQPTGKRYCMNGVSLKFVGA
- a CDS encoding HhoA/HhoB/HtrA family serine endopeptidase, producing MKYPTWLRRIGGYLLAFAVGTAFGIANLPHGVAAADNLAPASMVTAQASVPLTTESFVAAAVSRTGSAVVRIDTETVVTRRTDPILDDPFFQEFFGRSFPVPPRERRIAGQGSGFIIDNSGIILTNAHVVDGASKVVVTLRDGRTFDGQVRGTDEVTDLAVVKIEPQGSPLPMAPLGTSSNLQVGDWAIAVGNPVGLDNTVTLGIISTLGRSAAQAGIPDKRVEFIQTDAAINPGNSGGPLLNARGEVIGINTAIRADATGIGFAIPIDQAKAIQNTLAAGGTVPHPYIGVQMMNITVDQAQQNNRNPNSPFIIPEVNGILVMQVLPGTPAERAGIRRGDVIVAVDGTPISDGARLQRIVEQAGLNKALKLELLRGDRRLSLTVQTAQLRNPTS
- the rre1 gene encoding two-component system response regulator Rre1, whose translation is MAEPISLLLVDDEPGVRESVQAFLEDSGDFKVDLAANATEAWDYLQHHLPALVISDIMMPQVDGYQFLQRLREDARFQSLPVVFLTARGMTGDRIQGYQTGCDAFLSKPFDPDELEAIIRNLLARQQASSDAGSESAKLQEIYQEIRALKEQIGQPSGIHTTPSPIKLDFTPREQSVLDLVSQGLMNKEIAAQLKTSVRNVEKYVSRLFTKTGTNSRTELVRFALQHGLTE
- a CDS encoding Gfo/Idh/MocA family protein, with product MSENFAVATPVRVGIVGTGYAAQRRAEVFQGDRRSQLVSFWGNSEANTAKFADTFGVSPRQSWQELVNDPKIDLVLIATINQLHGAIAEAALQAGKHVVLEYPLALTYVMGKKLQQLAQEKGKLLHVEHIELLGGVHQAIRQNLGKIGEVFYARYSTIMGQNPAPQRWTYHHQQFGFPLVAALSRISRFTDLFGTVQQVNAQCRFWPQPNPDYFRACLATAYLQFDCGLKAEVIYGKGEVFHQNERTFTLHGNQGTLIFVGETGQFIQSQTATEITVGSRRGLFKQDTEAVLDYLTTGKSLYVDLDASLYALQVAELCAQACQNTVAN